From the genome of Nitrospirae bacterium YQR-1, one region includes:
- a CDS encoding tetratricopeptide repeat protein translates to MDDLKNELSDSGMKESNEEPAGGKGIPAVGIILSAVIIAVIAYFYLTPKGNDSDEWMKKAGAFISQKQFQEAINAYSLAIEKNPKSATAYLGRGTAYGELGKHDDALKDMNRAIEISPSAEAYVNRGIALAKTGNNEGAIKDFNKAIESNPSLAYAYSARGLSHFIMGNIDNSINDYKKAVELNPNDKLVYSMLGASYLKNKNIAESVKNLEKALEITPNDSLIMYNLACAYSVDGKVEKACEYLKASVDNGYKEFNNIKTDNDMANVREHKCYKDLMANK, encoded by the coding sequence ATGGATGATTTAAAAAACGAATTATCTGATTCCGGTATGAAAGAGAGCAATGAAGAGCCGGCCGGAGGAAAGGGTATTCCTGCCGTGGGAATTATTCTTTCAGCTGTTATAATAGCTGTAATAGCTTATTTTTACTTAACTCCAAAAGGTAACGATTCTGATGAGTGGATGAAAAAAGCAGGGGCTTTTATATCTCAGAAACAATTTCAGGAGGCAATAAACGCCTATAGTCTTGCTATAGAGAAAAATCCTAAAAGCGCAACAGCCTACCTGGGCAGGGGCACAGCATACGGTGAACTAGGTAAACATGATGATGCACTTAAAGATATGAACAGGGCAATTGAAATATCTCCCAGTGCTGAGGCATATGTAAACCGTGGAATAGCCTTAGCAAAGACCGGCAATAATGAGGGGGCCATAAAGGACTTTAATAAGGCTATAGAATCAAACCCCTCGCTGGCATATGCCTATTCAGCCCGTGGGCTTTCTCATTTTATCATGGGTAATATAGATAATTCTATCAATGACTATAAAAAAGCAGTAGAGCTTAATCCTAATGATAAACTGGTTTATTCCATGTTAGGTGCTTCATACCTGAAAAATAAAAATATTGCAGAGTCTGTTAAAAACCTGGAAAAAGCTTTGGAGATTACGCCCAACGATTCCTTAATTATGTACAACCTGGCATGTGCATACTCTGTTGACGGCAAGGTGGAAAAAGCATGTGAGTATCTTAAAGCTAGTGTTGACAACGGCTATAAAGAATTCAACAACATTAAAACTGACAATGACATGGCAAATGTCCGTGAGCATAAATGTTATAAAGACTTAATGGCGAATAAATAG
- a CDS encoding lysophospholipid acyltransferase family protein, with translation MTALKKMGHLHFLLSNSKHSALMENLNRFKPETDETAPEIIRKYFENHYIDRLMIFIFPKFSKREIDKYIEFEGLSNLDEALKRGRGVILIHGHFGPVHLPLVALSRLGYPLKQIGLPSDEGLSWTGKKVAFRLRQKYEGMIPAEILNAESFLRPAFKWLNENGIIMITGDGSGTDKHVGKHAVFDFLGYPVSAPVGPALLAQKTGASLNPLFIEPGTDKMYKIVIDNTINHNSNTDPVAVTQKFLHLYEQRIRRFPAFMHFLDRFDENRLIISKQKQQL, from the coding sequence ATGACAGCTCTTAAAAAAATGGGACATTTACACTTTTTACTATCAAACAGTAAGCATTCGGCTCTTATGGAAAACCTCAATAGATTTAAACCTGAAACGGATGAGACGGCACCGGAGATTATCAGGAAATACTTTGAAAACCACTACATAGACAGACTAATGATTTTTATTTTTCCAAAGTTCAGCAAGCGTGAAATTGATAAGTACATAGAGTTTGAAGGGTTAAGCAATCTTGATGAAGCACTGAAAAGAGGCCGGGGGGTTATTTTAATCCACGGGCACTTCGGGCCGGTACATCTGCCTCTGGTAGCACTGTCACGTCTTGGGTATCCTCTGAAGCAAATAGGGCTGCCCTCAGATGAAGGGCTCAGTTGGACAGGTAAAAAAGTGGCTTTCAGGCTAAGGCAAAAGTATGAGGGTATGATACCGGCTGAGATACTCAATGCTGAGTCATTTCTGAGGCCTGCCTTTAAATGGCTTAATGAAAACGGCATAATTATGATTACCGGAGACGGCAGCGGAACAGACAAGCACGTGGGCAAACACGCTGTGTTTGATTTCTTAGGGTATCCGGTTTCAGCTCCCGTGGGACCCGCTCTGCTTGCCCAGAAAACAGGGGCATCACTGAATCCACTGTTTATTGAACCCGGCACAGATAAAATGTATAAAATTGTTATTGATAATACGATTAATCACAACAGTAACACCGACCCTGTGGCAGTTACTCAAAAGTTTCTGCACTTGTACGAACAGCGCATAAGGAGATTTCCGGCCTTTATGCATTTTCTTGACCGCTTTGATGAAAACCGCCTGATTATTTCAAAACAAAAACAACAATTATAA
- a CDS encoding glycosyltransferase family 2 protein, whose protein sequence is MQQQRQYPPVCAVVVTYNRKTLLLECLEGIKKQTAPVEAIYLVDNASVDGTPEALLDAGLISELPQQGLNDSAIYTYKPDTLEGITLYYIRMHKNTGGAGGFHEGLKRAYENPYSWFWLMDDDVEPLPTALSTQLSFSGIGKCIMPGKKFLDGTVLVDDSHFCLTTGKMTPVKGSIFSAAEPFSCKNYGTFEGMLISREVVEKVGLPDTRFFYIGDDFVYGAMASLYTNVLMLKEPVFLKKLKREDAKTVMGKDSVRLRDMEIYYGTRNRFLIFEYLKKLGTFSSVAYVSVFLGVLRSTAGILFIDRSLRKLYLLYKGLSDGILNKFTT, encoded by the coding sequence ATGCAGCAGCAACGGCAATATCCGCCGGTATGTGCGGTGGTTGTTACCTATAACAGAAAAACACTACTATTGGAGTGTCTTGAGGGTATAAAGAAACAAACTGCTCCGGTTGAGGCCATCTACCTTGTTGATAACGCATCGGTTGACGGCACTCCTGAGGCCCTTCTTGATGCCGGTCTTATAAGTGAACTTCCACAGCAGGGGCTCAATGACTCTGCAATATATACTTATAAGCCTGACACTCTGGAGGGCATAACCTTATACTACATCAGGATGCACAAGAATACCGGAGGCGCAGGGGGATTTCATGAGGGGTTAAAGAGAGCTTACGAAAATCCCTATTCGTGGTTTTGGCTTATGGATGACGACGTTGAGCCGTTGCCAACTGCTTTAAGCACACAACTGTCTTTTTCCGGCATCGGTAAGTGTATTATGCCGGGAAAGAAATTTCTTGACGGCACAGTCCTTGTAGATGACAGTCACTTTTGCCTTACCACGGGGAAAATGACCCCTGTCAAGGGCAGCATATTTTCCGCAGCAGAGCCGTTTTCTTGTAAAAACTACGGAACCTTTGAGGGAATGCTCATAAGCCGCGAGGTTGTTGAGAAGGTAGGGCTGCCGGATACCCGCTTTTTTTACATCGGTGATGATTTTGTTTATGGCGCTATGGCCTCTCTATATACCAATGTGCTGATGCTTAAAGAGCCCGTTTTTTTAAAAAAACTCAAAAGAGAGGATGCAAAAACTGTAATGGGAAAGGACAGTGTGCGTCTCAGGGATATGGAAATATACTATGGTACAAGAAACCGTTTTCTGATATTTGAATACTTAAAGAAACTCGGCACATTTTCTTCCGTAGCATATGTGTCGGTTTTTTTAGGGGTTTTACGTTCCACCGCCGGTATCCTGTTTATTGACAGAAGCCTGAGAAAGCTCTACCTGCTGTATAAAGGCTTATCAGACGGAATCTTAAATAAGTTCACTACATAG
- a CDS encoding cobalamin-dependent protein (Presence of a B(12) (cobalamin)-binding domain implies dependence on cobalamin itself, in one of its several forms, or in some unusual lineages, dependence on a cobalamin-like analog.): MFPLGLSSLKRALSGHEVSVIDLNLHKEEPFKALQEHIAAFKPETIGISLRNIDSTNKRNIVFYYKHLRETMRTIKSCSGAKVVIGGSGFSMFAREIMEDERDIDLGVFLEGETAFPLLLENLSTPERVPSVFYRKNGEVLFSGSGRQVDVSEIDYPDRDGMSIGKYSALPDSVGVETKRGCGLNCIYCIYGFLNGKKIRLKDPVKIVDEIENLVKIHRVTRFTFVDSVFNLPQKHAEDICRELLNRALNVQWSAWFNEKNLTRDFVTLALDAGCKNIILSPDGFSDGVLKNLGKNITKQDVLNSYELLKDMDGFEISYNFFKNPPGQDLGTFAAMMRFYLTAKGQMGRRVHFEFNSMRIEPHTKLYDTALREGLVKDGENLLYPKYYTNSKTKYIESIFNVLLRLKGM; encoded by the coding sequence GTGTTTCCTCTGGGGCTGTCATCTCTTAAGCGTGCGCTTTCAGGACATGAGGTAAGCGTTATTGACCTCAATCTCCATAAGGAGGAACCCTTTAAAGCGCTTCAGGAGCATATCGCAGCCTTTAAACCGGAGACTATCGGCATATCCCTCAGAAACATTGACTCCACAAACAAACGCAACATAGTGTTTTACTATAAGCATCTGAGGGAAACCATGCGTACGATAAAATCCTGTTCAGGGGCAAAGGTGGTAATAGGCGGCTCGGGGTTTTCCATGTTTGCACGTGAAATAATGGAGGATGAGAGGGATATAGACCTTGGTGTTTTTCTTGAAGGAGAGACGGCATTTCCTCTGCTTTTGGAAAACCTCTCAACCCCGGAGAGGGTACCATCGGTTTTTTATAGAAAAAACGGTGAGGTGCTCTTTAGCGGCTCCGGCAGACAGGTTGACGTAAGCGAAATTGATTATCCAGACAGAGACGGCATGTCCATTGGTAAGTACAGCGCACTGCCCGATAGTGTTGGAGTGGAAACTAAGCGAGGCTGCGGCCTTAACTGCATATACTGTATTTACGGGTTTTTAAACGGCAAAAAAATTCGCCTTAAAGACCCCGTTAAGATTGTTGATGAGATAGAGAATCTTGTTAAGATTCACCGGGTTACAAGATTTACCTTTGTTGACTCTGTGTTTAATTTGCCTCAAAAACACGCTGAGGACATTTGCAGGGAGCTTTTAAACAGAGCTCTTAATGTACAGTGGTCGGCATGGTTTAATGAAAAAAATCTGACCAGAGATTTCGTAACCCTTGCACTTGATGCCGGCTGCAAAAACATAATTCTCTCGCCGGATGGATTTTCAGACGGTGTTTTGAAAAACCTCGGCAAAAATATAACCAAACAGGATGTGCTTAACTCCTACGAGCTGCTAAAGGACATGGACGGCTTTGAGATAAGTTATAATTTCTTTAAGAATCCACCGGGGCAGGATTTAGGGACGTTTGCTGCAATGATGCGTTTCTACCTCACCGCCAAGGGGCAAATGGGCAGGCGTGTTCACTTTGAGTTTAATTCAATGCGCATAGAGCCGCACACAAAACTATACGATACAGCTCTCAGGGAGGGACTTGTTAAAGACGGTGAAAACCTCCTCTATCCAAAGTACTATACTAATTCAAAAACAAAGTACATCGAAAGTATTTTTAACGTTCTGTTACGATTAAAAGGAATGTAA
- a CDS encoding B12-binding domain-containing radical SAM protein — translation MKITLISPYPDITVFGLRTISACLKEKGYETHIVFLPDPYGDNIIHGKDRYEQYVMDELVEICKDSDFIGVTLMTNFFDGAVQITRSLKKSLKVPVIWGGVHPTIRPEESLEFADYVCVGEGEDAVVEFAEKLASGKDPAETPGLWCLRNGTVIKNPVGVLDKNLDKYPRPDYSFTDHYVLFNGRIRPLTNELTKEFLEKGTVSAYLKKIGYQTMTGRGCPHKCTYCINDTIKTLYSGKGYLRWRSTPHVIDELLWVKENMPYIGYIWISDDSFFGRGIKNIGEFCKSYKEQIGLPFTCLASPLTITEEKMELLVDAGLMYIQMGIESGSAKIQEVFNRKAMSNDRMMAAIKIINKYKDRMSPPSYDFILDVPYETDEDKIESLEFVSRIPKPFHLQPFSLVLYPETKLYQKAKEDGYITDEKRDIYSKTYTMRDPNYFNLLISLSKDGKLPGPVLRFLIKPKIVKMMMADKSKPIVKNVYHILQRAKQIVRHLGERT, via the coding sequence ATGAAAATAACACTTATATCCCCATATCCTGATATAACGGTTTTCGGCCTCAGAACCATTTCGGCTTGTCTTAAAGAAAAAGGCTACGAAACTCACATAGTGTTTTTGCCCGACCCCTACGGCGATAACATTATCCACGGCAAGGACAGATACGAACAGTATGTGATGGACGAACTGGTGGAGATATGTAAGGACTCGGACTTTATAGGCGTCACTCTTATGACAAATTTCTTTGACGGGGCGGTACAGATCACACGCAGCCTTAAAAAGTCCCTGAAAGTACCGGTTATCTGGGGAGGCGTGCATCCTACTATAAGGCCGGAGGAGTCACTTGAGTTTGCCGATTATGTATGTGTTGGGGAGGGAGAGGACGCTGTAGTGGAATTTGCTGAAAAGCTGGCCTCCGGCAAGGACCCTGCCGAGACCCCCGGCTTGTGGTGTCTTAGAAACGGCACAGTTATAAAAAACCCCGTGGGCGTGCTTGATAAAAACCTCGATAAATACCCTCGCCCCGACTACAGCTTTACCGACCACTATGTACTTTTCAACGGCCGCATAAGGCCCCTTACCAATGAACTGACTAAGGAGTTTCTTGAAAAAGGCACCGTCTCTGCATATCTGAAAAAGATCGGTTATCAAACTATGACAGGCCGCGGGTGCCCGCACAAGTGCACCTACTGCATAAACGATACGATTAAAACCCTCTACAGCGGTAAAGGCTACCTCAGATGGCGCTCAACCCCCCATGTTATTGACGAGCTCCTGTGGGTCAAGGAAAACATGCCATATATCGGCTACATATGGATATCTGATGACTCATTTTTTGGCAGAGGGATAAAAAACATCGGGGAGTTCTGTAAAAGCTATAAAGAACAGATCGGTTTGCCTTTTACATGCCTTGCAAGCCCCCTCACAATAACAGAGGAGAAAATGGAACTTCTCGTTGATGCCGGCCTTATGTACATCCAGATGGGAATAGAAAGCGGAAGCGCTAAAATCCAGGAAGTTTTCAACAGAAAGGCCATGTCTAACGACAGAATGATGGCAGCCATTAAAATTATCAATAAGTATAAGGACAGGATGAGCCCTCCCTCTTATGATTTCATACTTGACGTCCCTTATGAAACCGATGAGGATAAAATTGAAAGCCTTGAATTTGTTTCCAGGATTCCTAAGCCCTTTCACTTGCAGCCATTTTCCTTAGTACTCTACCCCGAGACAAAACTCTACCAAAAGGCTAAAGAGGATGGCTACATTACTGATGAAAAACGTGATATTTACTCTAAAACATACACAATGCGGGATCCAAACTACTTTAACCTGCTCATATCCCTCTCAAAAGACGGTAAGCTGCCCGGACCGGTTCTGAGGTTTTTGATAAAACCCAAAATAGTTAAAATGATGATGGCTGATAAGTCAAAACCAATTGTGAAAAATGTCTATCATATACTTCAGAGGGCAAAACAAATAGTCAGACACCTGGGGGAGCGGACATAA
- the glyS gene encoding glycine--tRNA ligase subunit beta: MNTVDLLLETGTEEIPAGFLPDALKLLKTLAEKSLAEASVTFSNINTFATPRRLALVVEGVNPQQKGCTKELMGPPVKAAYDETGTPTKAAIAFAASSNIPVEKLEIRTKGKGRYVCAVIEEPGRPVREIIGGVFLKIISGLTFPKMMRWGSLDTRFARAIQWITALYGDEPVVFEFAGIKSSNKTNGHRFLSQGEISCKDVSDYKELLRQHYVIVDQTQRRAIIEAQLADIAAQNSAFLHEDKALLDTVTFLVEYPVAVTGEFSAERFLMLPPELLVTVMRDHQKYFALEDKDGKLINKFVVISNTVLENADTVRAGAQRVIKARLDDAKFYYEADLKTPLIDLLSKLSGIVHHESVGTMHHKINRMLLTASYLSDKLAKSRPESSTEIFPEKAVVERAVKLAKTDLLTGMVREFPELQGITGARLATVNGEDAEVAKALYEQYLPHFYGDEIPETAAGTILSLSDKVDNIISFFSAGLVPSGSEDPYALRRQALAIISILLKKGYSVSLKEIFIEALKLNKFDTSLVTVVEVFFRQRVEALLAVTMGYRHDIVSAALKDFFAIPVLSLINKLETLKEFKTSEGYEEFLMAIKRVYNIIPDGFEGGVTPGLMELDEERSLFKALSEVQGSIDESVLCGNYPAAVEGMKKLKGPINLFFDKVLVMDKDEAKRNNRLSLLSEIKKVFLKIADFSKLQ; this comes from the coding sequence ATGAATACGGTGGATTTACTGCTTGAAACAGGCACGGAGGAAATACCGGCAGGGTTTCTTCCTGATGCGCTTAAACTATTAAAAACACTTGCCGAGAAGTCTCTGGCTGAGGCCTCGGTAACATTTTCCAATATAAACACATTTGCCACTCCAAGACGCCTTGCCCTTGTCGTTGAGGGGGTGAACCCTCAACAGAAGGGATGCACAAAGGAGCTCATGGGGCCTCCTGTAAAGGCCGCATATGACGAGACGGGAACCCCCACTAAGGCGGCCATAGCTTTTGCCGCATCAAGCAACATACCGGTCGAAAAACTTGAAATTCGTACTAAGGGTAAGGGGCGGTACGTGTGTGCCGTGATTGAAGAGCCGGGCAGGCCGGTGCGGGAAATTATCGGCGGCGTGTTTTTAAAAATCATCTCCGGCCTTACGTTTCCTAAAATGATGCGATGGGGCAGTCTCGATACCCGCTTTGCCAGAGCCATTCAGTGGATAACCGCACTCTATGGCGATGAGCCTGTTGTGTTTGAATTTGCAGGGATAAAAAGCTCCAACAAAACAAACGGCCACAGGTTTTTATCGCAAGGGGAAATCTCTTGTAAAGATGTGTCTGATTATAAGGAACTCTTACGGCAGCACTATGTAATAGTTGACCAAACGCAGCGCAGAGCAATTATAGAGGCCCAACTTGCCGATATAGCCGCCCAAAACAGTGCTTTCTTACATGAGGATAAAGCCCTCCTTGACACTGTTACGTTTCTGGTTGAGTATCCGGTTGCGGTTACCGGTGAGTTTTCAGCCGAAAGATTTTTAATGTTACCGCCTGAGCTTTTAGTTACCGTTATGAGAGACCACCAAAAGTACTTTGCACTGGAGGACAAAGACGGGAAGCTTATCAATAAATTTGTTGTTATAAGCAATACTGTATTAGAAAATGCAGACACAGTGAGGGCCGGTGCCCAGAGGGTTATAAAGGCACGCCTTGATGATGCTAAATTCTACTATGAGGCGGATTTAAAAACACCGCTTATCGACCTGCTCAGTAAACTAAGCGGCATTGTCCACCATGAGTCTGTCGGCACTATGCATCACAAAATAAACCGTATGCTTCTCACAGCGTCATATCTTTCAGATAAATTAGCTAAGAGCCGCCCGGAGAGTTCAACGGAGATTTTTCCTGAAAAGGCAGTGGTGGAAAGAGCTGTAAAACTTGCTAAAACCGATCTGTTAACCGGCATGGTAAGAGAGTTCCCTGAGCTTCAGGGGATAACAGGCGCACGGCTTGCCACTGTTAACGGGGAGGATGCAGAAGTTGCTAAAGCGCTCTATGAGCAGTACTTACCGCATTTTTACGGTGATGAGATTCCAGAGACGGCAGCCGGTACGATTTTAAGCCTGAGTGATAAGGTTGACAATATCATATCGTTTTTTTCGGCGGGGCTTGTTCCATCCGGCTCTGAGGACCCCTATGCTCTCAGGCGACAAGCACTTGCAATCATCTCGATATTACTAAAAAAAGGATACAGTGTCAGTCTAAAAGAGATTTTTATCGAGGCCCTCAAACTTAACAAATTTGATACTTCTTTAGTTACGGTAGTAGAGGTTTTTTTCCGGCAGAGAGTGGAAGCATTGCTGGCGGTAACGATGGGCTACCGGCACGACATTGTCTCGGCAGCTTTAAAAGATTTCTTTGCGATACCTGTACTCAGTCTGATAAACAAACTGGAGACTTTAAAAGAGTTTAAAACATCAGAGGGATATGAGGAGTTTTTGATGGCTATAAAGAGGGTGTATAACATAATCCCTGATGGATTTGAGGGCGGCGTAACTCCGGGGCTTATGGAACTTGATGAGGAAAGGTCATTGTTTAAAGCTCTCAGTGAAGTACAAGGCTCAATAGATGAATCGGTCTTATGCGGCAACTATCCGGCGGCTGTGGAAGGAATGAAAAAACTAAAAGGGCCGATAAACCTGTTTTTTGATAAAGTATTGGTTATGGATAAGGATGAGGCCAAAAGGAACAACAGATTGTCTCTGCTGTCAGAGATAAAAAAGGTGTTTCTAAAAATTGCTGATTTTTCAAAATTACAGTAA
- a CDS encoding glycine--tRNA ligase subunit alpha, translating to MYFQDIYLKLQEFWGKKGCVLLQPYDMEVGAGTFHPATFFRVLGPDSWSTAYVQPSRRPTDGRYGENPNRLQHYYQYQVILKPSPQDSQEIYLQSLVTLGIDPKKHDIRFVEDDWESPTLGAWGLGWEVWLDGMEVTQFTYFQQVGGFDLKPVSVELTYGLERIAMYLQGVDNVYSLKWNEKFSYGDIHHEDEVLFSKFNFEHASVDMHRRLFDDFEKQSQELAKARLVYPAYEFCLKCSHVFNLLDARGAVSVSERTSYIGRVRALAKRCAELYVENLSQRQTTQEETP from the coding sequence ATGTACTTTCAGGATATTTATTTAAAATTACAGGAATTCTGGGGTAAGAAAGGCTGTGTACTGCTTCAGCCCTACGACATGGAGGTCGGAGCGGGGACATTTCACCCTGCTACTTTTTTCAGAGTGCTGGGGCCTGATTCATGGAGCACTGCATACGTGCAGCCCTCACGCCGCCCCACAGACGGCAGATACGGTGAAAACCCCAACAGACTTCAACACTACTACCAGTATCAGGTAATCCTCAAGCCCTCGCCTCAGGACTCTCAGGAGATTTACCTGCAAAGCCTCGTTACCCTGGGTATTGACCCCAAAAAACATGACATCCGGTTTGTCGAGGACGACTGGGAATCCCCCACCCTTGGCGCATGGGGACTCGGCTGGGAAGTGTGGCTGGATGGTATGGAAGTCACCCAGTTTACGTATTTTCAACAGGTCGGAGGTTTTGACCTCAAACCCGTTTCCGTTGAGCTCACATACGGCCTTGAGCGTATAGCCATGTACCTTCAAGGCGTGGATAATGTCTATAGTCTTAAATGGAATGAAAAATTCAGCTACGGAGATATTCACCATGAGGATGAGGTGCTTTTTTCAAAATTTAACTTTGAGCACGCCTCAGTTGATATGCACAGAAGGTTGTTTGACGATTTTGAAAAACAATCTCAGGAATTAGCCAAAGCACGGCTGGTGTATCCGGCCTATGAGTTTTGTCTTAAATGCTCCCATGTGTTTAACCTACTGGATGCACGCGGTGCCGTCTCCGTCTCCGAACGCACATCATACATAGGGCGGGTAAGAGCACTTGCCAAACGCTGTGCCGAGCTGTATGTCGAAAATTTAAGTCAACGGCAGACTACACAAGAGGAAACCCCTTAA
- a CDS encoding AbrB/MazE/SpoVT family DNA-binding domain-containing protein, with the protein MNEQKTIVRKISRGFQITIPQTLREALGLHIGDMIEFEQKDDVFILRPVEVIRRKAMVEQLKKVLDSQPENEFSHLSEDEIMAIANEEIRKSREERKKQYT; encoded by the coding sequence ATGAACGAACAAAAAACTATCGTCAGAAAAATAAGCCGAGGGTTTCAAATAACTATTCCGCAAACACTACGGGAAGCTCTTGGATTGCATATCGGAGACATGATTGAGTTTGAGCAAAAAGACGACGTGTTTATACTGCGACCGGTGGAAGTAATAAGAAGAAAAGCGATGGTGGAACAGTTAAAAAAAGTTTTGGATAGCCAGCCGGAAAATGAGTTTAGCCATCTTTCGGAAGATGAAATAATGGCTATTGCCAATGAGGAAATTAGAAAGAGCAGAGAGGAACGGAAGAAGCAGTACACTTAA
- a CDS encoding putative toxin-antitoxin system toxin component, PIN family, which yields MKVVIDCNIFISAGLNKGTCRDVIYIVIENHTIYFSPEIIEEYTNVTNRPNFQKVTAFNVIWQVATIIEPAQHSFKLADPDDEIYLATAITAKVDVLITGDRKHFPFDNYEGVKIISPRKFLELY from the coding sequence ATGAAAGTAGTTATTGATTGCAACATTTTTATTTCTGCAGGGTTAAATAAAGGCACGTGCCGAGATGTAATTTATATAGTGATTGAAAATCATACAATTTACTTTTCCCCAGAAATTATTGAGGAATACACTAATGTAACCAACAGGCCGAATTTTCAAAAAGTTACGGCTTTTAATGTGATTTGGCAAGTAGCAACAATAATTGAACCGGCGCAACATTCTTTTAAACTTGCCGACCCCGATGACGAAATTTACCTTGCCACAGCCATAACAGCCAAAGTCGATGTCTTGATTACAGGAGACAGAAAGCATTTTCCTTTTGACAATTACGAAGGAGTGAAGATTATAAGCCCAAGAAAGTTTTTAGAGTTATACTAA
- a CDS encoding 3-methyl-2-oxobutanoate dehydrogenase subunit VorB — protein sequence MANIETNHLTEKVLIKGNEAIAKAAIAAGCRFYAGYPITPQNEIPEYMSLAMPESGGVFIQAESEIAAINMVYGAAAAGVRAMTSSSSPGISLKQEGLSFLAGAELPAVIINVQRGGPGLGNISGSQADYFQAVKGGGHGDYKLLVYAPYNVQEMWDLTMLAFDKADQYRTPVMILADGILGQMMEPLTTTPYVMPPLPQKTWALTGCRGRTPNVIKTLYMGDEELERLNNVLQEKYRTIREKEVRFEALDIDDAGIVVVAFGIAARIAHSAVAALRKEGKKVGLFRPITLFPFPGDALMSLTGSRRKFVVVELNSGQMVEDVRLSVNGKSEVLFYGRPGGAMMKPNEVHDFISKIYM from the coding sequence ATGGCAAATATAGAGACAAATCACTTGACTGAGAAGGTTTTAATAAAGGGCAATGAGGCAATAGCGAAGGCGGCAATAGCGGCCGGGTGCCGGTTTTATGCTGGTTATCCGATAACGCCGCAAAACGAGATCCCTGAGTATATGTCTTTGGCGATGCCTGAGTCCGGGGGGGTGTTCATACAGGCCGAGAGCGAAATAGCGGCAATAAATATGGTCTATGGGGCGGCGGCGGCGGGTGTGCGTGCAATGACCTCCTCAAGCTCACCGGGGATTAGCCTTAAACAGGAGGGGCTGTCGTTTTTAGCAGGGGCGGAGCTCCCCGCCGTCATTATAAATGTTCAGAGAGGAGGCCCCGGACTGGGTAACATTTCCGGCTCGCAGGCCGACTATTTTCAGGCGGTAAAAGGCGGCGGACACGGCGACTACAAACTCCTTGTCTATGCCCCATATAATGTTCAGGAAATGTGGGATTTAACCATGCTCGCTTTTGACAAGGCCGATCAGTACAGAACCCCTGTTATGATTCTTGCAGACGGAATTTTAGGCCAGATGATGGAGCCACTGACCACAACACCATATGTTATGCCTCCGTTACCACAAAAGACATGGGCTCTCACCGGATGCAGGGGCAGAACGCCTAACGTAATCAAAACCCTGTACATGGGTGATGAGGAACTTGAGAGACTTAACAATGTACTTCAGGAAAAATACAGAACAATCAGGGAAAAAGAGGTGCGTTTTGAAGCTCTGGATATAGATGATGCCGGCATTGTGGTTGTTGCCTTTGGGATAGCGGCAAGGATTGCTCATTCAGCCGTGGCGGCTTTAAGAAAGGAAGGCAAGAAAGTAGGACTCTTCAGGCCGATAACGCTGTTTCCGTTTCCGGGGGATGCCCTGATGAGTTTGACAGGCAGCAGAAGGAAGTTTGTAGTGGTGGAGTTAAACTCAGGCCAAATGGTTGAGGATGTAAGACTTTCTGTAAACGGCAAATCTGAAGTTCTTTTTTACGGCCGCCCCGGTGGTGCTATGATGAAACCTAACGAAGTCCACGATTTTATTTCAAAAATTTATATGTAA